One Herbaspirillum rubrisubalbicans genomic window carries:
- the fliD gene encoding flagellar filament capping protein FliD yields the protein MATSTGTISTSAGPLDVSTLVSQLISAESQTQLTPLTTQASSYNTLISAYGSLKSTLSTYQSAIAGMTAATFSSQKSSVSNAGTGSNLTTDPFTADVNADDSTKILAQKIQSAGISSGTTYKSGDSIAIKVGTNSPTFITLQADATLAGVRDAINAAKTGVTASITTDGNGDHLVLESNTGGTANTIKVTANNSLSGFFYDPSSSTSSTMTQIQAPRDATKAASGTYAVAVSQLAQTEKLSSASIAPGSTFDNGILAIKTGTGSTVMIQPATDSLAGVRDAINAASAGVNATIVSDGTNDHLVITAQNSGAANTIKITGTGNFSVFSSDPSGAITSQNVSTNQTYSSGTLNLKVGDTSVAINPSANSGGNIDLKQVMSAINNANAGVSASISNDGSNDHLVLTPTGSSATAAVTLTGTGDYAGLTMSGMGQLLKAQDAKLSIDGVSVTSPSNKVQNAISGVTLNLAKVTTSADNFTLNISNDTSGITTAANSFVSAYNTLAKAIAGMTAQTPSTTLGQANTSAPLASESSVQTIMSQLRNTLFATVDGGNGISSLADIGIAFQKDGTLALDATKLSTATTNNFAGISNLFTGTDPDPTNTTSSKNGIVTRLQTLMTNILSDSGIIATKTNGLQASLKINQDRQTAVQTRLSNLKDNYTNQFNQLNTTLASMQSTQSYLTQQLAGLAKSS from the coding sequence ATGGCGACTTCCACCGGCACCATCTCCACATCGGCGGGTCCGCTAGATGTCTCTACGCTGGTCAGCCAGTTGATCTCGGCCGAGAGCCAGACGCAGCTGACCCCGCTGACCACCCAGGCCAGCAGCTACAACACCCTCATTTCCGCCTATGGCAGCCTGAAAAGCACGCTGTCGACCTACCAAAGTGCCATCGCCGGCATGACGGCCGCCACCTTCAGTTCGCAGAAAAGTTCAGTCAGCAATGCCGGCACCGGCAGCAACCTGACCACCGACCCCTTCACCGCCGATGTCAACGCCGATGACTCGACCAAGATACTGGCGCAGAAGATCCAGTCAGCCGGCATCAGCAGTGGCACCACCTACAAGTCGGGCGACTCCATCGCCATCAAGGTCGGCACCAACTCGCCCACCTTCATCACCTTGCAGGCCGACGCCACCCTGGCCGGCGTGCGCGACGCGATCAACGCCGCCAAGACCGGCGTGACTGCCTCCATCACCACCGATGGCAACGGCGACCATCTGGTGCTGGAATCCAATACCGGCGGCACCGCCAATACCATCAAGGTCACGGCCAACAACAGCCTGTCCGGCTTTTTCTACGATCCGTCCAGCTCGACCTCGAGCACCATGACCCAGATCCAGGCCCCGCGCGATGCTACCAAGGCGGCTTCGGGCACCTACGCGGTGGCCGTGTCGCAACTGGCGCAGACCGAAAAACTGAGCTCGGCCAGCATCGCCCCCGGATCCACCTTCGACAACGGCATCCTGGCCATCAAGACCGGCACCGGCTCGACCGTCATGATCCAGCCGGCCACCGACAGCCTGGCCGGGGTGCGCGACGCCATCAACGCTGCCAGTGCCGGCGTGAACGCCACCATCGTCAGCGATGGCACCAATGACCACCTGGTCATCACCGCCCAGAACAGTGGCGCGGCCAACACCATCAAGATCACTGGCACCGGTAATTTCTCCGTCTTCAGTTCCGACCCCAGCGGCGCGATCACCTCGCAAAACGTCAGCACCAACCAGACCTACAGTTCCGGCACGCTGAACCTGAAGGTAGGCGACACCTCAGTGGCCATCAACCCGAGCGCCAACAGCGGCGGCAATATCGACCTCAAGCAGGTCATGAGCGCCATCAACAATGCCAACGCCGGAGTATCGGCCTCCATCAGCAACGATGGCAGCAACGACCACCTTGTGCTCACCCCCACCGGCAGCAGCGCCACGGCCGCCGTGACCCTGACCGGTACGGGTGACTATGCCGGCCTGACCATGAGCGGCATGGGCCAGTTGCTCAAGGCGCAGGATGCCAAGCTGTCCATCGATGGCGTCTCAGTCACCAGCCCCAGCAACAAGGTCCAGAACGCGATTTCGGGCGTGACCCTGAACCTGGCCAAGGTCACCACCTCGGCCGACAATTTCACGCTCAACATCAGCAACGACACCTCCGGCATCACCACCGCCGCCAACAGCTTTGTATCGGCCTACAACACCCTGGCCAAGGCGATCGCCGGGATGACCGCGCAGACGCCCTCCACCACCCTGGGACAAGCCAACACCTCCGCCCCGCTGGCCAGTGAATCATCGGTGCAGACCATCATGAGCCAACTGCGCAATACGCTGTTTGCCACGGTGGATGGCGGCAATGGCATCAGTAGCCTGGCCGATATCGGCATCGCCTTCCAGAAGGACGGCACCCTGGCACTGGACGCCACCAAGCTGTCGACGGCTACCACCAACAATTTCGCCGGCATTTCCAATCTGTTCACGGGCACCGATCCAGATCCGACCAACACCACTTCGTCCAAAAATGGTATCGTCACCAGATTGCAGACCCTGATGACGAATATCTTGAGTGATAGCGGCATCATTGCCACCAAGACCAACGGCCTGCAGGCCAGCCTGAAGATCAACCAGGATCGCCAGACGGCCGTGCAAACCCGGCTGTCCAATCTCAAGGATAACTACACCAACCAGTTCAACCAGCTCAACACGACCCTGGCCAGTATGCAATCCACGCAAAGCTATCTGACCCAGCAGTTGGCTGGTCTGGCCAAGAGCAGTTGA
- the rpsR gene encoding 30S ribosomal protein S18, whose amino-acid sequence MAFGKKFDKSKLKNKRQQQNPLFKRKKFCRFTAAGVEQVDYKDVDTLKDFVQENGKIMPARLTGTKAHYQRQVDTAIKRARYLALLPYTDLHNA is encoded by the coding sequence ATGGCATTCGGTAAAAAGTTCGATAAAAGCAAGCTGAAAAACAAGCGTCAACAGCAAAACCCGCTGTTCAAGCGCAAGAAATTCTGCCGTTTCACCGCCGCTGGCGTTGAACAGGTCGATTACAAGGACGTGGACACCCTGAAGGACTTCGTCCAGGAAAACGGCAAGATCATGCCGGCACGCCTGACCGGTACCAAGGCCCACTACCAGCGTCAAGTTGACACCGCCATCAAGCGCGCGCGTTACCTGGCCCTGCTGCCGTACACCGATCTGCACAACGCGTAA
- a CDS encoding flagellar hook-length control protein FliK, which yields MLPRADIASAVQPVNPVEAATAVVSVADARQEAFSRLAQIALGQQMSGRILSNFNDGTFLVRIANTAARMVLPNSAKVGDTLTLTLVSKDPRPTFSVNEGSIRSDEESASVALSSAGRAMQKDLKSLQFVTRDESGAGQIAQNEDVAADAQAKGARQGQAGGPASTTTTLSNAGRLIDTLLQASQHGDVSDHVNATAPLLPKANLPPEQVASALKDAIAYSGVFYESHVSAWAAGQRSAEDLMKEPQAQVASRNGGDINLLNDNNPAQNQLGQLINLQLNALEQQRVVWHGEVWPDQKMEWEINQEHDQDPSQNSQHNGEESAPTWHSVVRFNFAHLGSVSASIRLIGQQIHVQVKADNEAATAALRGNSGLFANAMAAAGTSLDSLIVKQADGET from the coding sequence ATGTTGCCGCGGGCCGATATCGCCAGCGCCGTCCAGCCTGTCAATCCAGTCGAAGCGGCGACCGCTGTCGTCTCGGTCGCCGATGCCAGGCAGGAAGCCTTCAGCCGGCTGGCCCAGATCGCCCTCGGCCAGCAGATGTCGGGCCGCATCCTCTCCAATTTCAATGACGGCACCTTCCTGGTGCGCATCGCCAATACGGCTGCGCGCATGGTGCTTCCCAACAGCGCCAAGGTCGGTGACACCCTGACCCTGACCCTGGTCTCCAAGGATCCCCGCCCCACTTTCTCGGTCAACGAAGGCAGCATCCGCAGCGATGAAGAAAGCGCCTCGGTAGCATTGAGCAGCGCGGGACGCGCCATGCAGAAGGACTTGAAGTCCCTGCAGTTCGTCACCCGCGATGAGAGCGGCGCCGGCCAGATCGCCCAGAACGAGGATGTCGCCGCCGATGCCCAGGCCAAGGGCGCACGCCAGGGCCAGGCTGGGGGACCTGCCAGCACCACCACCACGCTCAGCAATGCCGGTCGCCTGATCGACACACTGCTGCAAGCCTCGCAGCATGGTGACGTGAGCGACCATGTCAATGCCACCGCCCCCCTGTTGCCCAAGGCCAACCTGCCGCCCGAACAGGTGGCGTCGGCCTTGAAGGACGCCATCGCCTACAGTGGCGTGTTCTACGAATCGCACGTCTCGGCCTGGGCTGCCGGGCAGCGCTCGGCAGAAGACCTGATGAAAGAACCACAGGCCCAGGTAGCCTCCCGCAATGGCGGCGACATCAACCTGCTCAACGACAACAATCCGGCCCAGAACCAATTGGGCCAGCTCATCAACCTGCAACTCAACGCGCTGGAACAACAACGCGTGGTCTGGCATGGCGAAGTCTGGCCCGACCAGAAGATGGAATGGGAAATCAACCAGGAACATGACCAGGATCCCAGCCAGAACAGCCAGCACAATGGCGAAGAATCCGCCCCCACCTGGCACAGCGTGGTGCGTTTCAACTTCGCCCATCTCGGTAGCGTTTCCGCCTCAATCCGCCTGATCGGCCAGCAGATCCACGTGCAGGTCAAGGCCGACAATGAAGCAGCCACCGCCGCCCTGCGCGGCAATAGCGGCCTGTTTGCCAATGCCATGGCGGCAGCCGGCACCTCTCTCGACTCCCTGATCGTCAAGCAAGCAGATGGAGAAACCTAA
- a CDS encoding flagellar protein FlaG: MSIAPLNITAAGDSGTSYALPKTADKPDPVVSTVAPAANPEARRATESEVNDAVGKLNDFAAANAAALNFSKDQDTGKTIIKVVDTATDKVIRQIPSEEAIAIAKSIDKMQGLLIKEKA, from the coding sequence ATGTCGATTGCCCCACTTAATATCACTGCTGCTGGCGACTCCGGCACCTCCTATGCGCTGCCGAAGACTGCCGACAAGCCCGATCCCGTGGTATCGACCGTCGCGCCGGCCGCCAATCCGGAAGCACGCCGCGCAACCGAAAGCGAAGTCAATGACGCCGTCGGCAAGTTGAATGATTTTGCAGCCGCCAACGCTGCCGCACTGAACTTCTCCAAGGATCAGGATACCGGCAAGACCATCATCAAGGTCGTCGATACCGCGACCGACAAGGTGATCCGCCAGATCCCCAGCGAAGAAGCGATCGCCATCGCCAAGTCCATCGACAAGATGCAAGGCCTGTTGATCAAGGAAAAGGCTTGA
- the rplI gene encoding 50S ribosomal protein L9, producing the protein MQVILLEKIVNLGGLGDVVRVKDGFARNFLIPQRKARRATDAAIAEFEAKRAELEKAAAEKLAAAQAQGEKLAGATVEVSQKAGVDGRLFGSVTNFDIAEALGKKGFPVEKAQVRLPNGPLKTVGEHPVSVALHTDVVVDVIIAVKGEQA; encoded by the coding sequence ATGCAAGTCATTCTGTTGGAAAAAATCGTGAATCTCGGCGGTCTGGGTGATGTCGTGCGCGTCAAGGACGGTTTCGCACGCAACTTCCTGATCCCGCAACGCAAGGCCCGCCGTGCTACCGATGCTGCCATCGCTGAATTCGAAGCCAAGCGCGCCGAGCTGGAAAAGGCCGCTGCCGAGAAGCTGGCTGCTGCTCAAGCCCAAGGCGAAAAGCTGGCTGGCGCTACCGTGGAAGTGTCGCAGAAGGCCGGCGTTGACGGCCGTCTGTTCGGTTCCGTGACCAACTTCGACATCGCTGAAGCGCTGGGCAAGAAGGGCTTCCCCGTGGAAAAGGCGCAAGTGCGCCTGCCCAACGGCCCCCTGAAGACCGTTGGCGAACACCCGGTGTCGGTTGCTCTGCACACCGACGTGGTGGTCGACGTGATCATCGCCGTGAAGGGCGAGCAAGCGTAA
- a CDS encoding tetratricopeptide repeat protein, with amino-acid sequence MSTRKSSKKHGKPTPIPAPAAAKSNLQDLLDVRKCLDLLDNRKTDEAKALCTAVLARVPKLVFANHARGLIAMQEGKFAEAEQYLRLAIEADPNNAEYIGNLASSILSQDRIDEAIALYEQAISIDKENRAARIGLANALHEKNDPDASIAYFEDAVKREPNAPGPLSHLGRALVEARRFEEAVATILKSLELQINFAPSHTALGEAFHAMEMYKEAVESHKTAVLLDPQDTYAHNKIADSYLKLNKIEQAHEHMLRVIEIAPKDPNSYVKLGSSYFSTGDRFDDAMRMFNKALELDPKYALTYNNIGAIQHDHGDTDDAIANFRKALELRPNYPTAKHNLALSLLLQGQFKEGWEYHEMRLVTKERAHVYRLIHKLFDIIPKWDGKSSLAGKYILLMHEQGFGDSIQFLRYVRLVIEQGARVAVHVKNPLYRLFQSFTPEVTLVRESDPLPPCDCAYVLMSLPHAMRTHTIDDIPRYPKGYLAADPILASTWREKISRLTKSSEHLRVGVVWGGNPEHGNDRHRSIPLDKFKQLFDLPKVEFYSLQKGKPLEDLKALPPGLPVFNLGDECEDFADTAAAISNLDLVISVDTSVVHLAGAMSHPTWVLLPHIPDWRWLTEREDSPWYPSMHLFRQPALNDWNSVLKTVGEKLIVLQQKKAQG; translated from the coding sequence ATGTCGACGCGCAAGAGCAGCAAGAAGCACGGCAAACCTACTCCAATCCCGGCTCCCGCAGCCGCCAAATCCAACCTGCAGGATCTGCTGGATGTCCGCAAATGCCTGGATCTGCTGGACAACCGCAAGACAGATGAAGCCAAGGCCTTGTGTACGGCAGTACTTGCCCGCGTCCCCAAGCTGGTCTTTGCCAATCATGCGCGCGGACTGATCGCCATGCAGGAAGGCAAGTTTGCCGAAGCCGAACAATATCTGCGCCTAGCCATCGAGGCCGACCCGAACAATGCCGAATACATCGGCAACCTGGCCAGCAGCATCCTCAGCCAGGACCGCATCGATGAAGCCATTGCCCTCTACGAACAGGCCATCTCGATTGACAAGGAAAATCGTGCTGCCCGCATCGGCTTGGCCAATGCCTTGCATGAAAAAAACGACCCGGATGCGTCGATCGCCTACTTCGAGGATGCGGTCAAGCGCGAACCGAACGCACCCGGCCCCCTGTCCCACCTGGGGCGCGCCCTGGTCGAGGCACGCCGCTTCGAGGAAGCCGTGGCGACCATCCTCAAGTCTCTTGAACTGCAAATCAATTTCGCGCCATCCCACACGGCATTGGGCGAAGCCTTCCACGCCATGGAAATGTACAAGGAAGCGGTGGAGTCACATAAGACCGCCGTCCTGCTCGATCCGCAGGATACCTATGCCCATAACAAGATCGCCGATAGCTACCTGAAACTCAACAAGATCGAGCAAGCCCACGAGCATATGCTGCGCGTGATCGAAATCGCTCCCAAGGACCCCAACAGCTACGTCAAGCTGGGGTCGAGCTATTTCAGCACCGGTGATCGCTTCGACGACGCCATGCGCATGTTCAACAAGGCATTGGAACTGGACCCCAAGTATGCCCTGACCTACAACAACATTGGCGCCATCCAGCATGACCACGGTGACACCGACGATGCCATCGCCAATTTCCGCAAGGCACTCGAACTGCGCCCCAACTACCCCACCGCCAAGCACAACCTGGCGTTGAGCCTGTTGCTGCAGGGCCAATTCAAGGAAGGCTGGGAATACCACGAAATGCGCTTGGTCACCAAGGAGCGCGCGCACGTCTATCGGCTGATCCACAAACTGTTCGACATCATCCCGAAATGGGATGGCAAGTCTTCGCTGGCCGGTAAGTACATCCTGCTGATGCATGAACAGGGCTTTGGCGACAGCATCCAGTTCCTGCGCTATGTCCGACTGGTGATCGAACAAGGAGCAAGAGTCGCCGTCCACGTGAAGAATCCCTTGTATCGCCTGTTCCAGTCCTTCACCCCGGAAGTGACTCTGGTCCGGGAAAGCGATCCGCTGCCCCCCTGTGATTGCGCCTACGTGCTCATGAGCCTACCCCACGCCATGCGCACTCATACGATTGATGACATCCCGCGCTATCCGAAAGGCTACCTGGCAGCCGACCCCATCCTGGCGTCGACCTGGCGAGAAAAGATTTCCAGACTGACAAAATCGAGCGAACACCTGCGCGTCGGCGTGGTGTGGGGCGGCAACCCGGAGCATGGAAACGACCGTCATCGCTCCATCCCCCTGGACAAATTCAAGCAGTTGTTCGACCTCCCCAAGGTAGAGTTCTATTCATTGCAAAAAGGCAAGCCACTGGAAGACCTCAAGGCATTGCCACCCGGCCTACCAGTCTTCAACCTGGGCGATGAATGCGAAGACTTTGCCGACACTGCCGCCGCCATCAGCAATCTCGATCTGGTCATCAGTGTGGACACCTCGGTAGTGCACCTGGCCGGCGCCATGAGCCACCCCACCTGGGTGCTGCTGCCACACATTCCAGACTGGCGCTGGCTTACCGAGCGCGAGGACTCGCCGTGGTATCCCTCGATGCACCTGTTCCGCCAACCAGCGCTGAACGATTGGAATTCGGTACTCAAGACAGTGGGCGAGAAATTGATTGTTTTGCAACAAAAAAAGGCCCAAGGCTAA
- the lexA gene encoding transcriptional repressor LexA, translating to MLKLTARQEQILNLIKNAIENTGFPPTRAEIAAELGFRSANAAEEHLQALARKGAIEISPGTSRGIRLRESATLPTNGSARQMALPHPALMQLSLPLIGRVAAGSPILAQEHVEKTYQVDPAMFPAKPDYLLKVRGMSMRDAGILDGDLLAVRRADQARNGQIVVARLADEVTVKRYQKNGSVITLFPENPEFEPIIVKPEEDQFALEGLAVGLLRSWN from the coding sequence ATGCTCAAACTGACCGCGCGCCAGGAACAGATCCTGAACCTGATCAAGAACGCCATCGAAAACACCGGCTTCCCTCCTACGCGCGCAGAAATCGCCGCCGAGCTCGGCTTCCGCTCCGCCAATGCCGCCGAGGAACACCTGCAGGCCTTGGCGCGCAAGGGCGCCATCGAGATTTCCCCCGGCACCTCGCGCGGCATCCGCCTGCGCGAATCGGCCACTCTCCCCACCAACGGCAGCGCTCGCCAGATGGCACTGCCCCATCCCGCCCTGATGCAGTTGAGCCTGCCACTGATCGGCCGAGTGGCAGCAGGTTCGCCCATCCTGGCCCAGGAGCACGTGGAAAAGACCTATCAGGTCGACCCGGCCATGTTCCCGGCCAAACCGGATTACCTGCTCAAGGTGCGCGGCATGTCCATGCGCGACGCCGGCATCCTCGATGGCGACCTGCTGGCCGTGCGCCGCGCCGACCAGGCTCGCAATGGCCAGATCGTGGTCGCGCGTCTGGCCGATGAAGTCACGGTCAAGCGTTACCAGAAGAACGGCAGCGTCATCACCCTCTTCCCGGAGAACCCCGAGTTCGAGCCCATCATCGTCAAGCCCGAGGAAGACCAGTTCGCCTTGGAAGGCTTGGCCGTTGGGCTGCTGCGTAGCTGGAACTGA
- the priB gene encoding primosomal replication protein N: MNQLQVIASLAERDVLRYTPAGIPIVTARLQHQSEQMEAGMKRQVEFEIAALAAGEISGALNRAALGEVFRFTGFLARRNRNSKSVVFHIVDFGPVASD; the protein is encoded by the coding sequence GTGAACCAGCTTCAAGTTATCGCCAGCCTGGCAGAACGTGATGTATTGCGTTATACGCCGGCCGGTATCCCGATTGTCACTGCCAGGTTGCAGCATCAATCGGAACAGATGGAAGCTGGCATGAAGCGCCAGGTCGAATTCGAGATCGCGGCGTTGGCAGCAGGGGAAATCTCCGGTGCGCTCAACAGGGCGGCACTGGGTGAAGTCTTCCGGTTCACCGGCTTTTTGGCCCGCAGGAATCGCAACAGCAAGAGCGTCGTGTTTCATATCGTTGATTTTGGCCCGGTCGCGTCGGATTGA
- a CDS encoding flagellin produces MAAVINTNIPSLNTQRNLNASQSSLNTSIQRLSSGLRVNSAKDDAAGLAIADRMNSQIKGLAVAQRNANDGISMAQTAEGALSTVGDNLQRMRELAVQAANGTNSAQDRKTLNDEYTQLSQEVFRVLNGTSFNGQNLFTGTGQGASAGTGSDAANVSASLTLSFQVGANVQDNKLNDQITITLDDLSNNSTIATVIGTSAKGLIGLGDTTGVSSAQATYTSAKAALDNLFATGSSMSSSALASSAVTLQAAVDSAKLSLDKAVAAPSAQSDAQKAIQNLDKAISMISSKRAEFGAVQNRFSAVISNLQVSSENITASRSRIMDTDYAQETANLTRAQILQQAGTAMLSQANSAPQQVLSLLK; encoded by the coding sequence ATGGCAGCAGTCATTAATACCAATATCCCGTCGCTCAACACGCAACGGAACCTGAATGCGTCGCAGTCGTCGCTGAATACCTCGATCCAACGTCTGTCTTCCGGCCTGCGCGTCAACAGCGCCAAGGACGACGCCGCCGGCCTGGCCATCGCCGACCGCATGAACTCCCAGATCAAGGGTCTGGCAGTTGCACAACGTAACGCCAACGACGGTATCTCGATGGCACAAACCGCTGAAGGCGCTCTGTCGACCGTCGGCGACAACCTGCAACGTATGCGTGAACTGGCTGTGCAGGCCGCCAACGGCACCAACAGCGCACAAGACCGCAAGACCCTCAACGACGAATACACCCAGCTGTCCCAGGAAGTGTTCCGTGTTCTGAACGGCACCAGCTTCAACGGCCAGAACCTGTTCACCGGCACCGGCCAAGGCGCTTCGGCCGGCACCGGCTCCGATGCTGCCAACGTTTCGGCTTCCCTGACCCTGTCCTTCCAGGTCGGCGCCAACGTTCAAGACAACAAGTTGAACGACCAGATCACCATCACCCTGGACGACCTGTCGAACAACTCCACCATCGCTACCGTGATCGGTACCAGCGCCAAGGGCCTGATCGGTCTGGGCGACACCACCGGCGTGAGCTCGGCACAAGCGACCTACACCTCGGCCAAGGCTGCCCTGGACAACCTGTTCGCTACCGGTTCGTCCATGTCGTCTTCCGCCCTGGCTTCGTCGGCTGTGACCCTGCAAGCTGCCGTTGACAGCGCCAAGCTGTCGCTGGACAAGGCTGTCGCTGCCCCGTCAGCACAAAGCGACGCACAAAAGGCGATCCAGAACTTGGACAAGGCGATCAGCATGATCTCCTCCAAGCGTGCAGAGTTCGGTGCTGTGCAAAACCGCTTCAGCGCGGTCATCAGCAACCTGCAAGTGTCGAGCGAGAACATCACCGCGTCGCGCAGCCGTATCATGGACACCGACTACGCGCAGGAAACCGCGAACCTGACCCGTGCGCAGATCCTGCAACAAGCTGGTACCGCCATGCTGTCGCAAGCGAACTCGGCGCCGCAGCAAGTCCTGTCGCTGTTGAAATAA
- a CDS encoding flagellar protein FliT yields MNGDDVIALYESISQLTDEMLSAARAGDWDRLATLEAQCGKHIASLRDSEENVSLSEPLRHRKVDIIRKILEDDRDIRNLTEPGLRKLSALIQSNQTEQKLLNTYGMGS; encoded by the coding sequence ATGAACGGTGATGACGTCATCGCCCTCTACGAGTCGATTTCGCAATTGACCGACGAGATGCTATCGGCCGCCCGTGCCGGCGACTGGGACCGGCTTGCCACACTGGAAGCACAGTGCGGCAAGCACATCGCCAGCCTGCGCGACAGCGAAGAAAACGTTTCGCTGTCGGAGCCGCTGCGTCATCGCAAGGTCGACATCATCAGGAAGATCCTGGAAGACGACCGCGACATCCGCAACCTCACCGAACCCGGATTGCGCAAGCTCTCGGCGCTGATCCAAAGCAACCAGACCGAACAGAAGCTGCTCAATACCTACGGCATGGGTAGTTGA
- the fliS gene encoding flagellar export chaperone FliS, producing MFGSMKRGANAYANIGVETGVIAASPHKLITMLFDGALVAIALGKKSMGEGNIKDKGESITKAILIIDNGLRASLNKEVGGELALNLDSLYEYMSRRLFEANATNNPAILDEIHGLLEDIRSAWEQIGPNAAQASPQMSMMQDLSQPSYAKA from the coding sequence ATGTTCGGAAGCATGAAACGCGGGGCCAATGCCTACGCCAACATCGGGGTGGAAACCGGCGTGATCGCCGCCAGCCCGCACAAGCTCATCACCATGCTCTTCGATGGTGCCCTGGTGGCCATAGCCTTGGGCAAGAAGTCCATGGGCGAAGGCAACATCAAGGACAAGGGCGAGTCCATCACCAAGGCCATCCTGATCATCGACAATGGCCTGCGCGCCAGCCTGAACAAGGAAGTCGGCGGTGAACTGGCGTTGAATCTGGACTCTCTGTACGAATACATGAGCCGCCGCCTGTTCGAGGCCAACGCCACCAACAATCCGGCCATCCTGGATGAAATCCATGGCCTGCTGGAAGACATCCGCTCGGCCTGGGAACAGATCGGCCCCAACGCCGCCCAGGCCTCACCACAGATGTCCATGATGCAGGATCTGTCCCAACCCAGCTACGCAAAGGCTTGA
- the rpsF gene encoding 30S ribosomal protein S6, with translation MRHYEIVFIVHPDQSEQVPAMIERYKGIVTTRGGKVHRVEDWGRRQLAYQIQKLAKAHYVCLNIEVDSETLAEIETGFKFNDAVLRHLTVKMKKAETGPSPILKAVQKEDAAKSRTEAPAA, from the coding sequence ATGCGTCATTATGAAATCGTATTTATCGTCCACCCGGACCAAAGCGAGCAAGTGCCGGCGATGATCGAGCGTTACAAGGGCATCGTCACCACCCGCGGCGGCAAGGTCCACCGTGTCGAAGATTGGGGCCGTCGTCAACTGGCTTACCAGATCCAGAAGCTGGCCAAGGCTCACTACGTCTGCCTGAACATCGAAGTCGACAGCGAAACGCTGGCTGAAATCGAAACCGGCTTCAAGTTCAACGACGCCGTTCTGCGCCACCTGACCGTCAAGATGAAGAAGGCCGAAACCGGTCCTTCCCCCATCCTGAAGGCAGTGCAGAAGGAAGATGCGGCCAAGAGCCGTACCGAAGCTCCGGCAGCTTAA